The DNA region CGATTTCGAATTCGCCGATGCCGGTGACGGTCCAGCCGTGTTCGTCATCTTCATCCTCGGCTTCCTCGTGCTCGGTCTCGTGCTCTGGAGTGAGTTCACGTTCGCGCCGCCTCTCTGGTTCCATATCGCCTTCTGGGGGCCTGTGACGCTGCTTCTCGGTATCGGCCTGTTGCGTCCCATGAAGGCGACGCTGATTGCGCTGCAGTTCCAGAACGCAGCGCGCGAAGGGCGGCGGGCGGAATGAGCGGCGCGGTGACAGGACCTGGCGCCCGGCTCTGGTTGCTGACCGGGTTGGTGCTGGCGGCGCTGGCGATCCTGCTCGCGCTCGGGACATGGCAATTGCGCCGGCTCGCCTGGAAAGAAGACCTGATCGCGCGCCTCGAAGCCCAGGCACGGGCGGCTCCGACCCCGCTCGAATCCTTCGTCGGCGCCGATGGGCGTTCGCTCCTGGCGGGTGAACTCAGCAAGGCCGCCGTCACCGGCCGGTGGCGCCATGCGGGCGAGCTGCATCTCTATGCCAGCCGCGGTGGGCGGCCCGGCTGGGACATCCTGACGCCGCTCGAGATCACGGCCGGGCCGCTCGCCGGGCGGGCGGTGCTGGTGAACCGGGGCTTCGTTCCCCTGGAACTCAAGCGCGCCGACTTGCGTGCAGCCGGCCAGGAGGCTGGCGAGGTGACGGTGATCGGGCTCGTACGGCCGCCCGGCGGGCGCGCAACGTTCGATGCCGACAATGCGCCGGCGCGAAACGAATGGTTCTGGCGGGATCTGTCGGCGATGGCCCAGGCCGCCGGGCTCGCGGAGAGGGCCCTCGATCTCACCCTCGATCTCGTCGAGCCGGCCGCGACGGGCGGCTGGCCGCAACCGCACGAGGG from Hyphomicrobiales bacterium includes:
- a CDS encoding SURF1 family protein; the encoded protein is MSGAVTGPGARLWLLTGLVLAALAILLALGTWQLRRLAWKEDLIARLEAQARAAPTPLESFVGADGRSLLAGELSKAAVTGRWRHAGELHLYASRGGRPGWDILTPLEITAGPLAGRAVLVNRGFVPLELKRADLRAAGQEAGEVTVIGLVRPPGGRATFDADNAPARNEWFWRDLSAMAQAAGLAERALDLTLDLVEPAATGGWPQPHEGRARLANRHLEYALTWFGLAATLVGVYAFYVASVRRTVRGATNGALPGK
- a CDS encoding DUF983 domain-containing protein, translated to MADKQHFPPPSAMASGLGCRCPRCGRGKLYSRWLTLAERCTACGLDFEFADAGDGPAVFVIFILGFLVLGLVLWSEFTFAPPLWFHIAFWGPVTLLLGIGLLRPMKATLIALQFQNAAREGRRAE